From Dermochelys coriacea isolate rDerCor1 chromosome 8, rDerCor1.pri.v4, whole genome shotgun sequence, the proteins below share one genomic window:
- the LOC122455603 gene encoding CARD- and ANK-domain containing inflammasome adapter protein-like has protein sequence MVSALFKAVQKNLHGIVAALVDRRTDINAHNEMQYTPLLMACEMGKTETAEVLIAKGASLEEKMPNSNMVLHVTVQAGAVSITNLLLRKGMDANITSQGEQTPLHVAAFHNKGSIVDILINAGAKINAVTEELVTPLHVASQRGNVDFAQQLLHHKANVNVKDKQSKTPLHLATEKGDHVMVELLLSFNADPNAMDKEKKTPLHTAAMGGHLNTFNVLLAQKARFGIKDMDGCSPIHYATIKGNAEIIQILLTAGKNKNIDDKNIWRKTPLHLAAEHGHSDLINLLLSNGSVINALHNNKDTPLHCACKAGHFNSVNSLVSWSQGEKANLQATNSFKKIPLQIAEFSTSDNQAQIVTLLKKKMLVR, from the coding sequence ATGGTGTCAGCTCTTTTTAAAGCTGTCCAGAAGAACCTGCATGGCATTGTGGCAGCTTTAGTTGACAGAAGAACAGATATCAATGCCCACAATGAAATGCAGTACACACCTTTACTCATGGCATGTGAAATGGGTAAAACAGAGACTGCAGAAGTTCTCATTGCAAAGGGGGCTAGTTTGGAGGAGAAGATGCCCAACTCAAACATGGTTTTACACGTGACAGTTCAAGCCGGGGCAGTCTCCATCACAAACCTGCTTCTCCGCAAAGGGATGGATGCTAACATCACAAGCCAGGGAGAACAAACCCCACTCCATGTTGCTGCATTTCATAATAAGGGGTCAATAGTTGACATTTTAATCAATGCTGGGGCCAAAATTAATGCTGTCACTGAGGAATTAGTCACTCCCTTGCATGTCGCAAGCCAAAGAGGTAATGTTGATTTTGCTCAACAGCTGCTGCATCACAAAGCCAACGTTAATGTAAAGGATAAGCAGTCAAAGACACCCTTACATCTTGCTACTGAAAAGGGAGACCATGTAATGGTGGAGCTGCTTCTTAGTTTTAATGCTGATCCCAATGCAATGGACAAAGAGAAAAAGACCCCACTTCACACTGCAGCTATGGGAGGTCATCTCAATACATTTAACGTTCTCTTAGCCCAGAAGGCCAGATTTGGAATTAAAGACATGGATGGCTGCAGTCCAATACACTATGCAACCATCAAAGGCAATGCAGAGATCATACAGATCCTTTTGACAGCAgggaagaataaaaatattgatgaTAAAAATATCTGGAGAAAGACTCCACTGCATCTTGCAGCAGAACATGGACACAGTGACTTGATAAATTTGTTGTTGAGCAATGGGTCAGTCATTAATGCTTTACACAACAACAAGGATACCCCATTGCATTGTGCTTGCAAGGCTGGTCATTTTAACTCCGTAAACTCACTTGTCAGCTGGTCTCAGGGAGAGAAAGCAAATTTACAAGCCACTAATAGCTTCAAAAAGATTCCACTGCAAATAGCAGAATTTAGCACAAGTGACAACCAAGCTCAGATTGTAacacttttgaaaaagaaaatgttagtAAGATGA